The following coding sequences lie in one Drosophila bipectinata strain 14024-0381.07 chromosome XR, DbipHiC1v2, whole genome shotgun sequence genomic window:
- the LOC108131872 gene encoding fibrinogen-like protein 1: MILLVALLSACFLISASLGSEEVVPTTPLPNINNQTMSKTQAIDFPDPCPRMQNGDVVLREIQLPGSDTFKSVCVSLFYIGSGWLNVYRKLNSQTFNRTFDDYERGFGDVGTARHNEFFIGLNRLHQLTSGKPHEVLLSVRGRRLRKCDHFVVGDRSEGYKVKSIGNCTGSELWMIPKQDSKFSTLDRDEDGVPDRNFAKEEGYGWWFDPSMRPEVFRINMSIRRTD, encoded by the exons ATGATTCTCCTCGTGGCCCTCCTTTCTGCCTGTTTCCTAATTTCTGCCTCCCTGGGATCGGAAGAAGTGGTTCCAACAACTCCACTGCCTAATATTAATAATCAGACGATGTCGAAAACACAAGCCATAG attttccaGATCCTTGTCCACGAATGCAAAATGGAGACGTAGTCCTCCGCGAAATCCAACTTCCAGGCTCAGACACGTTTAAATCGGTTTGTGTGTCATTATTTTATATTGGATCTGGATGGTTAAATGtttatagaaaattaaattcacaAACATTTAATCGGACGTTTGATGATTATGAACGTGGATTCGGGGATGTAGGAACTGCGAGGCACAATGAGTTCTTTATTGGACTCAACCGACTGCACCAACTGACCAGTGGAAAGCCTCATGAAGTGCTTTTATCCGTCAGAGGGAGGAGGCTAAGGAAATGCGACCACTTTGTTGTGGGTGATCGAAGCGAAGGTTACAAGGTGAAAAGTATTGGCAATTGTACTGGTAGCGAATTATGGATGATTCCTAAGCAGGACTCTAAATTTTCCACACTCGATCGAGATGAGGATGGAGTTCCTGATCGTAATTTTGCGAAGGAAGAGGGCTATGGCTGGTGGTTCGATCCTAGTATGAG ACCCGAAGTGTTCAGAATAAACATGTCCATCCGAAGAACAGattga